The Xylocopa sonorina isolate GNS202 unplaced genomic scaffold, iyXylSono1_principal scaffold0136, whole genome shotgun sequence genome has a segment encoding these proteins:
- the LOC143432394 gene encoding uncharacterized protein LOC143432394 yields MDLWYGIRNTKAPNAGSYVARPPIIVRGDKNDDNALIVEVLVPHSFQCPLCSRGNENICFLSLKDFRKHLEETHAGYRQQWVCGVCDASFSICYAVLCHRPKCKGPPQPMATLEHACDASHPDIRNEKRKDLATHRNVDRTSKLSVWTLQEIETLKQHLLLAEGCKQPNRELHKYIPRKTPKQIGEKRRQLFGSKSHTQVLEADVNDPDQEVMHENVQLFSVPESPDQEQHQNLDEDDIATWKGMLTDLKNLRDICMKAREQPEQSQRIIDEFLDNCLVPSIWISPCSKRKPNNEKKGSNRKKNMGMRAKRRRTLYARCQELYANSLRTLADMILWGTEGPYPPVKYRGSQKRLCETFPPITPVEVKRRITDIKKGTTAGLDEITKPCVVGGDITDTLAAFYNLLLPTSVFPTSWKKNRTTLIPKGREGLDDPNNWRPIIISSLLCRIFVVVLDKRLKFMVGFSVRQKGFVTENGCAYNTLLLNEAIRRSKEGKGGVSIILDIANTFDTVPHAYLFDRLNRLGVPSYLVDYLSEFYRGCTTTINCENSESVEITLRRGVKQGDPISPFLFNVLIGPILSWAEKNGGGAEVGDNTKVPILAFADDVVLMASNKTEAETMLRTVTAGLDELSMTMAANKCPAFQIISSRDTWYCENPQVKVKDAVIPSILPSQEVAKLALKPTQKIDMLSTYIQPHFIKTLIVTHSIGGDLKNIDQDIGQELKRILHLQPSTATNFFYARKSDGGLGFPRLEHVVRFAFIRNMLKMRNSHDPVLRVMAESDKVQKLMKKVANSMRLTWPLTLEELEKEKQRMKRRYASEWAELSSQGKSVLSFQNDPIGNRWLHQRGLLKG; encoded by the exons ATGGATTTATGGTACGG AATTCGTAATACAAAAGCCCCGAATGCTGGTAGCTATGTCGCCCGTCCACCAATAATAGTGAGGGGTGACAAAAACGACGACAATGCACTCATAGTTGAGGTGCTCGTACCGCACAGTTTCCAGTGTCCATTATGTTCAAGAGGAAACGAAAATATCTGTTTCTTGAGTCTAAAAGATTTCCGTAAACACCTGGAAGAAACCCATGCTGGTTATAGGCAGCAATGGGTATGCGGAGTGTGCGATGCATCCTTCTCAATATGCTATGCAGTTCTTTGCCATAGACCTAAGTGCAAAGGACCACCACAGCCGATGGCGACTCTTGAACACGCATGCGATGCCT CACATCCGGACATCCGAAATGAGAAACGCAAAGACCTAGCTACTCACCGCAATGTGGACCGCACGAGCAAACTATCGGTTTGGACTCTGCAGGAAATTGAGACCTTAAAGCAACATCTTCTGCTAGCTGAAGGATGCAAACAGCCCAATAGAGAGTTGCATAAGTATATTCCTAGAAAAACGCCGAAACAGATAGGAGAGAAACGAAGACAACTATTCGGATCAAAATCACATACGCAAGTCCTAGAAGCAGACGTAAATGATCCAGACCAAGAAGTTATGCATGAGAACGTGCAACTGTTCTCTGTACCAGAGTCACCGGATCAAGAACAACACCAAAATCTTGATGAGGATGATATTGCCACCTGGAAAGGAATGCTTACTGATCTT AAAAATCTTCGTGATATTTGCATGAAAGCCCGAGAACAGCCAGAACAGAGTCAGCGCATTATTGACGAGTTCCTTGATAACTGTCTCGTACCTTCAATATGGATATCACCTTGTTCTAAGAGAAAACCTAACAATGAGAAAaaaggaagcaatagaaagaaGAACATGGGAATGCGTGCCAAAAGAAGACGAACACTCTACGCGAGATGTCAGGAATTATATGCGAACAGTCTCAGAACCTTGGCTGACATGATT CTGTGGGGCACTGAAGGGCCTTATCCTCCTGTTAAGTATAGGGGTTCTCAAAAGCGACTCTGTGAAACCTTTCCTCCGATAACACCTGTGGAGGTTAAAAGAAGGATAACAGACATAAAGAAAGGAACGACAGCGGGGCTGGATGAGATAACAAAGCCATGTGTTGTGGGCGGAGATATCACTGACACGCTAGCGGCGTTCTACAATCTGCTCTTGCCTACGTCGGTCTTTCCTACGAGCTGGAAGAAAAATAGGACGACGCTTATACCCAAGGGTAGAGAGGGTCTAGATGATCCAAATAACTGGAGACCTATCATCATAAGTTCTCTTCTTTGCCGTATTTTTGTGGTCGTTCTTGACAAGCGGTTAAAATTTATGGTGGGATTTTCAGTGAGGCAAAAGGGATTCGTCACTGAAAACGGATGCGCGTACAATACTCTCCTTTTAAATGAGGCCATTCGAAGATCGAAAGAGGGAAAAGGAGGTGTTTCTATCATTCTTGACATAGCTAATACCTTTGATACCGTGCCTCACGCCTACTTATTCGATCGGTTAAATAGATTAGGTGTACCATCTTACCTAGTGGATTACCTCAGTGAGTTTTACAGGGGTTGCACAACCACCATCAATTGTGAAAATAGTGAAAGTGTCGAAATAACTCTTAGGCGTGGCGTTAAGCAGGGGGATCCTATATCTCCATTCCTGTTTAACGTACTTATTGGCCCGATACTATCTTGGGCTGAAAAGAATGGAGGCGGAGCAGAGGTTGGCGACAATACCAAGGTACCGATCTTAGCGTTCGCGGATGATGTCGTTTTGATGGCAAGTAACAAAACCGAAGCAGAAACTATGCTGCGTACAGTCACTGCAGGCCTAGATGAGCTAAGCATGACAATGGCGGCCAATAAGTGTCCGGCATTTCAGATAATATCCAGTAGAGACACATGGTATTGTGAGAATCCACAGGTTAAAGTAAAGGATGCTGTTATTCCATCTATTTTGCCATCTCAAGAAGTCGC AAAATTGGCATTAAAACCTACGCAGAAGATCGATATGCTGTCAACATACATACAACCTCACTTCATAAAAACGCTTATTGTGACACATAGTATAGGAGGTGATCTTAAAAATATTGACCAGGATATAGGACAAGAACTGAAGAGGATTCTCCACCTGCAACCTTCTACCGCTACTAACTTTTTCTATGCTCGAAAAAGCGACGGCGGCTTAGGCTTCCCACGCTTAGAGCATGTGGTGAGATTTGCATTCATCAGGAATATGCTAAAAATGCGGAATTCCCACGATCCAGTACTGCGGGTAATGGCTGAATCTGATAAGGTTCAAAAGCTGATGAAAAAGGTGGCAAACTCAATGAGATTAACCTGGCCGCTAACTCTCGAAGAActggaaaaagaaaaacaacgAATGAAACGAAGATATGCGTCTGAATGGGCCGAACTTTCATCTCAAGGCAAAAGTGTGCTCAGTTTCCAGAATGACCCCATAGGCAACAGATGGCTCCACCAACGTGGCTTGTTAAAGGGCTGA